The segment TGTCGCGACAGGCACAATGCACTGCGTATGCTTCCATTTCGAGGCCGATAAGCTTGCGCCAATGCAGCTCAATGTCGTCAACCACCTTGCGGGTAGCGACGACATTGGGACCCGAGGCGAGCGGGCCAATGACTAATTTGGGTGGCCGCTCAGGCTTGGGGCCAGCCCAATTGCGCCAGACATCATACAGCCCGCGACCGTTGGCTTGCCACTCCTTTAGTAAGGACAAGAGCCGCGAATTGATATGGGCCGGATTGGGGTCCGGGCTGAATGCGAGCTTCTCTCCGTCATCGGTGAGTTTTCCCGAGGTGTAGTCAAACGTAATGTTTGGCGAGAGTACGTCACCGAAGCCTCCGGAGTCCACGCGGGACCCGGCTGCGATGCCTACCATTGCAACGAGCCGAGGCTTGAAGCGGAGGATCATTTTTGTGGCCAGCGCGGCAGAGGCGGGGGCGCCCATGTGGTTGGGTGCAGCCGCGATCACCTGTAGGCGTGTGCCCGCTGTGGTCGTGTAGCCACCTTGATGGTAGGCCTGTGGGTCGCTGGTATTGCCAGGAAGCTTCTTCCATGGCTCTTCACCTGTCTTGAGCACCTTCTCGAGTTCCGGTACACGCAAGGCGCAGATGATAGCTACGTCGAACGGTGGCTCTTGGGTGGACATGTTTGACTCACCTTTTGCCGCATTCAGAAATGATGTGAATTGTTGGGGAGGGGCGAATTGGCTCGTGGATGAGCGAGGTGAGGTCGCGGAATCGGCCTGCGTGTATAGATCAATTCGTTTGAGCAGAGCACCGATCCCATAATGTGCCTTGCTGAGTGCTTCAAGGAGCTGGTTGCCTGAATACTGGTGGACGGCACTGGGCCGAACCAGCGCGGTCCTTAGTTGATTCAATATCTCTTGCGCAAGGGGGGAAATATTGGGCAAGAGTTTTTCAAAGGCATGTGAGGCATTCTGAGTCCATGATTGAGCAAGTCGAAGGGAGTCGTCGAATTCAAGCTCCGACTCGATGGGCATTCGGAGGATTCTTTCGAGCTGCTCCTCGATACTTTTTAGTTGGTGGCGCGCATCCTCAGTCTTGCTGACGGGAGTATGAGGCGTGGCGGGCGTCTCCGATACAGGTAGCTGAACTGACGTCTTGCTCAGGCTCGCTAAATCGACGTTCTCCATTCGGACCAGGCGTGGTGGATCGATCTGAAAAATGATGCCCGCTTTGCCT is part of the Corallococcus soli genome and harbors:
- a CDS encoding 5'-methylthioadenosine/S-adenosylhomocysteine nucleosidase family protein, whose amino-acid sequence is MPLNYPSDWRFSEGVFPVPNEAVSAVERLVEEIVGSSDDPQEVYETVKRRFGNPGMSSDASWAETDMGRALRRSIGNAPGFVDKLWMAIEDLRASGHIVPSHHVVNQLLGKAGIIFQIDPPRLVRMENVDLASLSKTSVQLPVSETPATPHTPVSKTEDARHQLKSIEEQLERILRMPIESELEFDDSLRLAQSWTQNASHAFEKLLPNISPLAQEILNQLRTALVRPSAVHQYSGNQLLEALSKAHYGIGALLKRIDLYTQADSATSPRSSTSQFAPPQQFTSFLNAAKGESNMSTQEPPFDVAIICALRVPELEKVLKTGEEPWKKLPGNTSDPQAYHQGGYTTTAGTRLQVIAAAPNHMGAPASAALATKMILRFKPRLVAMVGIAAGSRVDSGGFGDVLSPNITFDYTSGKLTDDGEKLAFSPDPNPAHINSRLLSLLKEWQANGRGLYDVWRNWAGPKPERPPKLVIGPLASGPNVVATRKVVDDIELHWRKLIGLEMEAYAVHCACRDTVSPEIPYLAFKSVCDFADNNKNDAWQPYAAYTAAASLHQFLAAEWENLFPDGRSSR